The following proteins are encoded in a genomic region of Heptranchias perlo isolate sHepPer1 chromosome 6, sHepPer1.hap1, whole genome shotgun sequence:
- the LOC137322635 gene encoding LOW QUALITY PROTEIN: BTB/POZ domain-containing protein KCTD14-like (The sequence of the model RefSeq protein was modified relative to this genomic sequence to represent the inferred CDS: substituted 1 base at 1 genomic stop codon) yields the protein MQXVSLVMNLNVGGQIYSTTLSTLRRYPGSKLAEMFCSCTKVTVDSKGRYFIDRDGTYFKYILEFLRSQQPPTQFVQETYKEALFYEIEPLVKLLEDSPEMYGEHVGRQQFLAEVPDYGENVEVIIHLAGADGVASGQSTVMVCIIKNKEDEAKYLEAINDLGTGKDTVVKFGPWKPSPSVSDLLYCIKLDTEKRGYRVSYQPYKTG from the coding sequence ATGCAATAGGTTTCACTGGTCATGAATCTTAATGTCGGGGGTCAGATCTACAGCACAACACTGAGCACCCTGAGGAGATACCCGGGATCCAAACTGGCCGAAATGTTCTGCAGTTGTACCAAAGTAACCGTAGACTCCAAAGGGAGATACTTCATCGACAGAGATGGAACCTACTTCAAATAcatcctggaatttctgcggaGTCAGCAGCCGCCAACCCAGTTTGTACAGGAAACCTACAAGGAGGCACTGTTCTATGAAATCGAACCGCTGGTGAAGCTGCTCGAGGATTCGCCTGAAATGTACGGTGAACATGTCGGTAGGCAGCAGTTTCTAGCAGAGGTGCCGGATTACGGAGAGAACGTAGAAGTGATTATCCATCTAGCCGGGGCCGACGGTGTGGCGTCCGGCCAATCCACGGTGATGGTCTGCATCATCAAAAACAAAGAGGATGAGGCGAAATATCTGGAGGCCATCAATGATCTAGGCACTGGCAAGGATACTGTGGTGAAATTTGGCCCCTGGAAGCCTTCTCCATCTGTCTCTGACTTACTGTACTGCATCAAACTGGACACAGAGAAAAGGGGATACAGAGTTTCTTACCAACCTTACAAGACAGGGTGA